A single Lysinibacter sp. HNR DNA region contains:
- a CDS encoding HAMP domain-containing sensor histidine kinase, with protein MKLSEKKPHYRLTVRARLALTYSILLSGAGIVMFSIIYVFVGVIPKYNFTPLTQTIETSPQGYPEADSIGATIEAQPSLISLDSQNDVLTLLLIVSIIALIVLGIAGAWVGWVVAGRMLRPLQYVSAAAQRASAGELNHRIGLSGPRDEISDLAHSFDSMMTVLERSIATYRRFSANASHELRTPLATSRTMIDVALLTASPEERPLLERLREMNERSIKTVEELLDLAEIDSAVQRMQPVDFSDLVRDVMNEAQDEIASHGLDAVLTVGDESPLIIQGNPVLLRQLINNLVQNSIHHNVQGGYIRVELTRDSIGSVLLSVSNSGQRITEEQARYLCDPFYRVSGRTNSDGHANRGLGLSLVLAITERHGGNLNIEPSPTGGLRVGVKFAS; from the coding sequence GTGAAGCTAAGCGAGAAAAAGCCTCACTATCGCCTTACCGTGCGTGCTCGTCTTGCTCTCACCTATTCCATCCTGCTGAGCGGCGCAGGAATTGTGATGTTCTCCATTATTTATGTGTTTGTGGGGGTGATTCCCAAATACAACTTCACTCCTTTGACCCAGACGATTGAAACCTCTCCTCAGGGGTATCCGGAGGCGGACTCGATCGGTGCGACTATAGAGGCGCAACCGAGCCTTATCAGCCTTGATTCACAGAACGATGTTCTCACCCTGCTGCTCATTGTTTCGATTATCGCGCTTATAGTGCTCGGCATCGCGGGTGCCTGGGTGGGATGGGTTGTTGCAGGGCGGATGCTGCGACCTCTGCAATACGTAAGCGCTGCAGCACAGCGAGCATCTGCAGGAGAACTGAATCACAGGATCGGATTATCGGGACCACGCGACGAAATATCGGATTTAGCGCATTCCTTTGACTCTATGATGACTGTGCTCGAGAGGTCGATTGCGACCTATCGTAGATTTTCCGCAAATGCTTCTCATGAACTTAGGACTCCACTGGCTACGTCTCGCACGATGATTGATGTGGCTCTTCTTACAGCCTCACCCGAAGAGCGCCCTCTCCTGGAGCGGTTACGGGAGATGAATGAGCGCAGTATTAAAACCGTAGAGGAGCTTCTTGACCTGGCAGAGATTGATTCCGCTGTGCAGAGAATGCAACCCGTTGACTTCTCTGATTTGGTTCGAGATGTTATGAATGAGGCGCAAGACGAAATTGCGTCTCATGGTCTTGACGCGGTATTGACCGTGGGGGACGAATCCCCTCTTATCATCCAGGGTAACCCCGTTCTTCTTCGTCAGCTGATTAACAATCTGGTGCAAAACAGTATTCATCACAATGTGCAGGGCGGTTATATTCGGGTGGAACTAACGCGTGATTCAATCGGTAGTGTTCTTCTCTCGGTGTCAAACAGTGGACAACGAATTACAGAAGAGCAGGCGAGGTATCTCTGTGATCCTTTTTATCGCGTCTCAGGCCGCACGAACAGTGACGGACACGCAAACCGGGGGCTTGGATTATCGCTTGTGTTGGCGATCACTGAGAGACACGGTGGGAACTTGAATATTGAGCCGTCTCCAACTGGGGGGCTCAGGGTGGGGGTGAAATTTGCTTCCTGA
- a CDS encoding AAA family ATPase yields MIKHTPLPVRRVEEHALAPAAKDKWPATIPAVRQILSEGLDLSPLTVLVGENGSGKSTIVEAIAEAFGLNVEGGTHNAMHHTERTESNLASNLQLVRDGGASKKGVFLRAETMHSHFTYIADVVDGGRHNFQSHGESFIEFFTTRASIRGLWIFDEAESALSFNGCLTLLAQIVQLLEHDSQVIISTHSPVLASLPEAEIFELGESGIQRKDYSDLEFIQSWRRFLDAPERYLRHLL; encoded by the coding sequence ATGATCAAACACACACCTTTGCCCGTCAGGAGAGTCGAGGAGCACGCGCTTGCCCCAGCAGCAAAAGACAAATGGCCCGCCACGATTCCCGCCGTGCGCCAGATTCTGAGCGAGGGGCTAGACCTCTCCCCCCTCACAGTGCTCGTAGGAGAAAACGGGTCGGGTAAATCCACAATCGTTGAGGCGATCGCGGAGGCCTTCGGTCTGAATGTTGAGGGCGGAACCCATAACGCAATGCACCACACCGAACGAACCGAATCAAACCTGGCAAGCAATCTCCAGCTGGTCCGTGATGGAGGTGCGTCAAAGAAAGGTGTGTTCTTGCGGGCGGAGACTATGCACAGCCACTTTACCTACATAGCGGATGTGGTTGATGGGGGAAGACATAATTTCCAAAGTCACGGCGAATCCTTCATTGAGTTTTTCACCACGAGGGCAAGCATTCGAGGACTCTGGATATTCGACGAAGCAGAATCGGCCCTCTCCTTCAATGGTTGCCTCACACTCCTCGCTCAGATCGTGCAACTACTCGAACACGACTCCCAGGTGATCATATCAACGCACTCCCCCGTCCTTGCTTCCCTCCCCGAGGCAGAAATCTTTGAGCTCGGCGAATCGGGCATTCAACGCAAAGACTACAGCGATTTAGAGTTTATCCAGAGTTGGAGGCGATTTCTCGATGCCCCGGAACGCTACCTACGCCATCTCCTTTAG
- a CDS encoding MFS transporter → MSIIIIRWRSKGSSYMTEFDRESPSSFTEKIKKNLSSPVLRTLMLAATVSTVGRGIFITLNVLYLTRFVELSPIQVALILLLAEGGGVITSLLAGYLADRLSARLLVTFFIGIEGLGLIAYVFVNDFITALAVSITVLAMHSSAESVRAAIIARAFTGEDRVSTRAVLRTIGNVGIALGGGFATIPLIINSATAYHALLVTAGATFMASALQLKRLPSRVDAPSRTQPENNMHPIGPTHKEGISPFRNPRYIGLSIFSGIFGMQFGLAEVGVPQWIVTHTDAPHIMVSVALILSTLLVIAFQIPASRGTHDVRYAGRISSWAGIIMLLACLLYAFSSKISPVWAIVLLVGAVTFHTFAEIFSTSGTWGLSFELADHHRVGAYQGMFNMGFSLGAMFAPAVVTITALELGTVGWLILGAIFVVAGWGIRYVSRLADTTPKR, encoded by the coding sequence ATGAGTATCATTATCATCCGATGGCGAAGCAAGGGTTCATCGTACATGACCGAGTTCGATAGAGAATCACCTTCCAGTTTCACAGAGAAAATAAAGAAAAATCTCTCCAGTCCGGTACTGCGCACCCTCATGCTTGCAGCGACCGTGAGTACAGTTGGGCGCGGCATATTTATCACGCTGAACGTCCTCTACCTCACCCGGTTTGTCGAGCTGAGCCCTATCCAGGTGGCGCTTATACTCCTCCTCGCCGAGGGGGGCGGAGTAATCACATCTCTTTTAGCAGGGTACTTGGCGGATCGATTAAGCGCCCGACTATTAGTGACATTTTTCATTGGAATCGAAGGCTTAGGTCTCATTGCATACGTTTTTGTCAATGACTTTATCACTGCCCTCGCTGTGTCAATTACTGTTTTGGCCATGCACAGCTCAGCCGAATCCGTACGTGCGGCCATTATCGCCCGAGCTTTCACCGGTGAGGATCGTGTCTCTACGCGAGCCGTCCTGCGCACAATAGGAAATGTTGGCATTGCGTTGGGCGGCGGCTTTGCTACTATCCCACTCATTATCAACAGCGCTACCGCTTACCATGCTCTTTTAGTTACAGCCGGGGCCACCTTTATGGCGAGCGCCCTACAGCTTAAACGTCTACCCTCACGTGTTGACGCACCCTCTCGAACTCAACCAGAGAATAATATGCACCCAATAGGACCCACCCACAAAGAAGGAATCTCTCCCTTTAGAAACCCACGCTATATAGGGTTAAGTATTTTCTCCGGGATTTTTGGTATGCAGTTCGGTCTGGCCGAGGTGGGAGTCCCCCAGTGGATCGTGACTCACACAGACGCACCACACATAATGGTTTCTGTAGCGCTCATTCTGAGCACATTACTTGTTATAGCATTTCAAATTCCCGCTTCACGAGGCACACACGATGTTCGCTATGCTGGGCGAATATCAAGTTGGGCGGGGATAATAATGCTCCTGGCCTGCCTGCTCTACGCATTTTCCTCGAAAATCTCACCAGTTTGGGCTATCGTGCTTCTTGTGGGCGCAGTAACCTTCCACACCTTTGCCGAAATATTTTCGACCTCTGGCACCTGGGGACTCAGTTTTGAACTCGCTGACCACCACAGAGTGGGTGCCTACCAGGGAATGTTTAACATGGGGTTCTCCCTAGGCGCGATGTTCGCACCCGCTGTAGTTACCATCACCGCACTTGAACTGGGAACTGTCGGTTGGTTAATCCTCGGCGCAATTTTTGTAGTTGCCGGATGGGGTATCCGTTATGTATCGAGGCTCGCTGATACCACTCCCAAACGATAA
- the tyrS gene encoding tyrosine--tRNA ligase, translated as MTPAPQGNDPSFESLWDELVWRGLVHVSTDAEALRKLLDGDPVTYYCGFDPTAPSLHLGNLVQLLFMRRLQLAGHKPLGLVGGSTGLIGDPRPTAERTLNAKETVEEWVGYLRAQIQRFLSAEGANGVRMVNNLEWTAPLSAIDFLREIGKHYRVGSMLKKEAVSARLNSEEGISYTEFSYQILQGFDYLQLYRTYGCVLQTGGSDQWGNLTSGTDLIRRVEGVGVHAIGTPLITNSDGTKFGKSEGNAVWLDSALVSPYAFYQFWINTDDADVVTRLRVFTFLSRAEIERLAVVVESEPFKREGQKRLAFEVTALVHGVAATQAAINASAALFGQGDLASLDEHTLAAALAELPQVTAAPGTPVAQLLVDAGLTKSLGESRRAIDQGGVYINNAVVSVSDASLETGSLIGGKHAVLRRGKKTLAAITLG; from the coding sequence ATGACCCCCGCCCCTCAAGGCAACGATCCCAGTTTCGAATCTCTCTGGGATGAGCTTGTGTGGCGCGGACTCGTGCACGTTTCTACCGATGCCGAGGCCTTGCGCAAGCTCTTAGACGGGGATCCCGTCACTTACTATTGCGGTTTTGACCCCACGGCGCCGAGCCTTCACCTGGGCAATCTGGTGCAGCTCCTTTTTATGCGACGTCTTCAATTGGCCGGACACAAGCCTCTCGGATTGGTTGGTGGTTCAACCGGTTTGATCGGGGACCCTCGTCCTACCGCTGAGCGCACGCTTAATGCCAAAGAGACCGTCGAGGAATGGGTGGGGTACCTGCGAGCGCAAATTCAGCGCTTCTTGAGTGCCGAGGGCGCCAATGGGGTGCGAATGGTGAACAACTTGGAATGGACCGCACCGCTCAGTGCCATCGATTTTCTGCGTGAAATCGGTAAACACTATCGAGTGGGAAGCATGCTCAAAAAGGAGGCGGTGAGCGCTCGCCTTAACTCGGAGGAGGGCATTAGCTACACGGAGTTTAGCTATCAGATTCTTCAGGGTTTTGACTACCTTCAGCTTTACCGTACCTACGGCTGTGTCCTGCAAACCGGTGGGAGCGACCAGTGGGGCAACCTGACGAGCGGTACAGATTTGATTCGTCGGGTTGAGGGGGTAGGGGTGCACGCCATTGGAACTCCCCTCATCACCAACTCCGACGGAACCAAGTTTGGTAAGAGCGAGGGCAATGCCGTGTGGCTTGATTCGGCTCTAGTCTCACCCTACGCGTTCTATCAATTTTGGATCAACACCGATGATGCCGACGTTGTGACACGACTGAGGGTGTTTACCTTTCTGAGCCGTGCGGAGATCGAGCGTCTTGCTGTAGTGGTGGAGAGCGAGCCCTTTAAGCGGGAAGGGCAAAAGCGTCTTGCGTTTGAGGTTACCGCTCTTGTTCACGGTGTCGCGGCAACGCAGGCTGCGATAAACGCTTCCGCGGCGCTATTTGGTCAGGGCGATCTGGCATCACTTGATGAACATACTCTGGCTGCTGCTCTGGCTGAACTGCCGCAGGTGACGGCGGCACCTGGCACCCCAGTGGCCCAGCTCTTGGTTGATGCCGGACTCACCAAGAGTTTGGGTGAGTCTCGACGGGCGATTGATCAGGGTGGGGTGTACATTAACAACGCTGTGGTGAGCGTATCGGATGCGTCGCTGGAGACTGGTTCTCTTATCGGGGGCAAACATGCCGTGTTGCGTCGAGGCAAAAAGACCCTGGCCGCAATAACTTTGGGATAG